The Cloacibacterium sp. TD35 region TTGGAGCTAATTTCACTTACATCTATTCTGATGTAGAAAAATCTGATGCTCAAAAATCTGAAACTAATTTCAGCAAAAAAAGAGGATTACAAGGTGCAGCTCCGTGGATGCTGAATGTAGATTTAAAATATGATTTCAAAAATTCTAATAACTTAAAGAGAACCGCTTCTTTGGTTTACAATACTTCTGCTAAGAAAATCTATGCAGTAGGTTTCGGAGGATTAGACCATGTTTATGAACAACCTTTCCATCAGTTAGATTTCATATTCCAATCTGAACTTTCTAAAAAAGTAGATGTGAAATTCGGAGTTTATAATATCCTTAACCAAACATACAAACTAAAAATGGGCGACGAAAGCACCATTAATATCTCAACTCCAAACTTATTGTTAGAAGACTATAAAAAAGGAATTTCTTACAACTTAAGTTTCGGAATTAAATTTTAATAAATAAGTAAAAATAAAAATTATCAATTAATATGAAAAAGAACATTTTCAAATTATTAGCTTTAGCTACAGTTTTCACCGTATCATTACAATCTTGTACTGTAGAAATCAGAGAAGATGCAGACAAACCTACTACAGATGGTTCTGGAACTACTACTGGTTCTGTAATGTCTGGTTCTGGAACACTTTCTGGAACAATTACTAAAGACTTGACCATCAAAAAAGGAACTTATTATATAGACGGACTAGTAAGAGTAACTGACGGAGTAAAACTTACTATAGAACCAGGAGCTACTTTTTATGCTAAAACTACTACAACCAGTGGTTTAATCATCTTAAAAGGTGCAAAAGCATATATGGAAGGTACTGCTACTGAACCTATCGTTTTTACTACAGAATCTAAAAAACCAGGAGATTGGTGTGGTATCACAATCTACGGTGATGCTCCTATCAAAGCTAACGGAGGTGGTTCTACTGCAACTTCTGAAGATGGATTAAATCAAATCTATGGTGGTACTGATGTAGGCTCTAACTCAGGAGTATACAGATATATAAGAGTAGAATATGGTGGTAAAAAAATTGGAGACGGAACTTCAGAATTTAACAATATTACTTTCTATGCGGTAGGTTCTGGTACTATTGTAGAAAACATAGTTTCTTACAAAGGTACAGATGACGGTGTAGAATTTTTTGGAGGAACTGTTTCTGCTAAAAACTTCATTTCTTACGGAAATTTTGATGATTCTTACGACTGGCAAGACGGTTGGTACGGACAAGACAACAGCAATTGGTTCGCTTACCAAACAGGAACAGGTAACTTCGGTATGGAAATAGAATCTTCTAACAATGCAGATGCAAACTTCCCTAAAGTAGCTGGTATTACATTAATTAGAGCGGCAGGTACTAATCCAGAAGTTGCTGGTTCTTCTGAAATCTCAGCAATTCAATTTAAAAAACATGGAAATGGTAAATTTTCAAATGTTTACATGGAAGGTTACAAAAACACTGGTGGAAAACAAGCATATCCTGTTCTTATCCAAGATTCACCAACGGATGTAAGCCAAGTAATCGCTGGAAAAATTGCTGTAACTCCAATTAATGTTGTAGATTCAGACAACGCTGGAGTATGGGGTTATTCTGGATTCACTTCTACTGCTCCAAAAACAATTACCAATTCTGCGGTAACTAAAGTTTCTATCACTGGTGGAAACTGGTCAACTGTAGAAGGTGTAGATTTAACTACTCTTTTAAAATAATGAGCTAATGTAAATCAAGTTCATATACAAATAAAAACGCCCCGAAGAATTTCGGGGCGTTTTTTATTTAATTTTTTTAAATGTAAAATCGTAAATTAAGACTCCTCATCTTCATATTGCTCCAGATAATAAGCAAAACTAAAATCTTCTACCTCATCTTCGGCATCTTCTAAAGTGGTCAATAAATCTTCGAAAATTTCTAATTGCTCTACACTCATATTGACAAACTCTAGATGAAGTGGCGTTTCTAATTCGCCTGTAATCACATCAAAAAGCGCATCGAGATTATCCCCAAAATGCTCTGGTAAAGGTAATTTTTCTTTCAGTTGAGTATAAAAATCCTCATAATCACCAATTTCTAAAAAATCTATATATACTTCCATAATTTTATTTCAAGTTTCAAAGTTAGTAAACATCTCGCTTACAGCATCCAACTATCGGCAAATTTATTTTTCCTCGAAACTTCTGTAATGATCAAACGTCACGAAAACCAACCCATCATTAGAAAAAACTACTCTATCTGCATTTCTATTGCCACAATTATAATTAAGATCTGCTTCGTAATATTTTCGTCCAGATTTTGTTGGGAGAGATTTTTGTCGGTTTGTCCAAATATCACCACCAATAGCTTTTCCGGGAGCAACTTCGCAAAGATTTCCTCTGCTTGGAACCCAACCCATAGATTTTGCTTCGGATTTTGTGATATAATAATCGGGTAATTCTCCGTGTTGTTTCAGATATTTTACCACCAATTCATCATTGGTTAATTCATTAATATTATTTCTTGAAGAATTTTCATAAGAATAAGAATTGTTGTGATTCTGATTGTCAGATTTTTGGTAAGAAATTTCTGTATTTTTTGTATTGTTTTTCTTCTCAATTTTATAATTATTGAAAAGGTACATTAGAAGCATTCCAAGTGCAAATGCAATAATTATATAAAAAAGTGACTTTTTATTATCCATGTTTTTTTGATTCTATCTCTTTAATTTTCCAACTTAATCTCTCCATTCTTCCGGAATATCACAAACCGGAATTGGATTCATTTTATGTTGCGCAGCTTTGTGCATTTTGCTGAAAATTTTGAAAACTTCTAAATCTCTTCCAGAGTATTCTGCTTCGGTTTTTGTTCCCCATTCTTTTTGGATTTTTTCCAATTCAGGATAGGTGGCGCCGATTTGTTGTTCATCTGTTCTATCCACATCCCAAAGTC contains the following coding sequences:
- a CDS encoding ribonuclease domain-containing protein; its protein translation is MDNKKSLFYIIIAFALGMLLMYLFNNYKIEKKNNTKNTEISYQKSDNQNHNNSYSYENSSRNNINELTNDELVVKYLKQHGELPDYYITKSEAKSMGWVPSRGNLCEVAPGKAIGGDIWTNRQKSLPTKSGRKYYEADLNYNCGNRNADRVVFSNDGLVFVTFDHYRSFEEK
- a CDS encoding barstar family protein; translated protein: MMEVYIDFLEIGDYEDFYTQLKEKLPLPEHFGDNLDALFDVITGELETPLHLEFVNMSVEQLEIFEDLLTTLEDAEDEVEDFSFAYYLEQYEDEES